A portion of the Cryptomeria japonica chromosome 5, Sugi_1.0, whole genome shotgun sequence genome contains these proteins:
- the LOC131028492 gene encoding ankyrin repeat-containing protein At5g02620-like has translation MDGRLYAAVTSSGDVEALRKLIDGGHEIHPQEKRGTVPLRTAPYNGPLDVLHQLTPGKNTPLHLAARKGHLQIVKRLLELMNDDIESGNQESNQFLVAQNLQGDTALHEAAKGGHFQVVNVLLEKSIDLANIVNKVGETALFKAAEEGHDEIVVKLVHLTSSDYDRRTSDGRTPVHAAVFNMHTGVIHNLLEQRPELLMQADSFGMTPLHSAAYVEKGSEIAKLLLEKNNSLCYVVDMNEQSALHIAVIEGNVELVKEILTHGQDCLEIVDKEGRNAIHLAAENAVTIFEKNSRRMKDFMLSIMSEDIINNLDIHGKTSLDIVLEKMGNDEHLFSATKGLLEKHGARSTPKMANNETLERSLSSNDSQKAQMISVSAVLIATVAFDASLDLPGKDKQTLTFVAFVLFDALAFCSAIATTIILIYAVYDKHQDSLLLRSSIKGLWIALISLALAFGATFLISVESNHSFVRGIVWLMALSVPLIVRDLIYRSKQHIFKDDVTYTTLSYVIGGVVSTASFTLFDSWLLINIFLTLAFVSTFVWTLVTIIKSPRKSSTVKTIDDSILDRVSNSVWGRIAGLLILLAIVVTNWAEYFRVL, from the exons ATGGACGGAAGGTTATATGCAGCTGTTACGTCCAGTGGCGATGTGGAGGCACTGAGGAAATTAATTGACGGCGGACATGAAATTCACCCCCAAGAGAAGAGAGGGACTGTGCCCCTTCGAACGGCTCCCTATAATGGCCCTCTTGATGTTCTCCACCAGCTTACGCCTGGAAAGAATACGCCGCTTCATTTGGCTGCCCGTAAAGGTCACCTGCAAATTGTCAAGAGGTTGCTTGAACTTATGAATGATGACATTGAGTCAGGAAACCAAGAAAGCAACCAATTTCTTGTAGCCCAGAATTTACAAGGTGACACTGCTCTGCACGAAGCAGCCAAAGGAGGACATTTCCAAGTAGTTAACGTTCTATTGGAGAAAAGCATCGATTTGGCTAATATTGTCAATAAAGTCGGCGAAACTGCTCTATTCAAAGCAGCCGAGGAAGGTCACGATGAAATTGTTGTGAAACTAGTGCATCTCACATCTTCTGACTATGATAGGAGGACATCTGATGGCCGAACACCTGTCCACGCTGCCGTCTTCAACATGCACACAG GCGTGATTCACAATCTGTTAGAACAAAGACCAGAGCTCCTTATGCAAGCTGATAGTTTTGGCATGACACCACTGCATAGCGCTGCCTATGTTGAAAAAGGATCAGAGATTGCAAAATTACTTTTGGAGAaaaataattctctgtgttatgtaGTAGATATGAATGAGCAGTCAGCCCTTCACATAGCAGTTATAGAGGGGAATGTTGAATTAGTGAAAGAAATATTAACTCACGGCCAAGACTGCTTAGAAATTGTTGATAAGGAGGGAAGAAACGCTATCCACTTGGCGGCTGAAAATGCAGTTACTATATTTGAAAAGAATTCGAGGCGTATGAAAGACTTCATGCTATCAATAATGTCAGAAGATATCATCAACAATCTTGATATTCATGGCAAAACCTCCTTAGACATAGTGTTGGAGAAAATGGGCAACGACGAACACCTTTTCTCTGCA ACGAAAGGGCTGCTAGAAAAACATGGCGCTCGCAGTACTCCAAAGATGGCGAACAATGAAACATTAGAGAGGTCACTTTCCAGTAATGACTCACAGAAGGCCCAAATGATATCAGTGAGTGCTGTTTTGATCGCCACCGTTGCTTTCGACGCATCGCTGGATCTGCCAGGTAAAGACAAGCAGACACTAACATTCGTAGCATTTGTGCTATTTGATGCGTTGGCGTTCTGCAGTGCAATCGCAACAACAATAATACTCATTTATGCAGTTTATGACAAACATCAAGACTCCCTCCTTTTGAGGAGCTCTATAAAAGGATTGTGGATAGCATTGATATCACTCGCCTTAGCATTTGGTGCGACCTTTCTCATTTCAGTTGAATCAAACCATAGTTTTGTCCGCGGAATTGTGTGGTTGATGGCTCTATCTGTTCCCTTAATCGTAAGAGATCTGATTTATCGTTCCAAACAACACATCTTCAAGGATGATGTGACTTATACAACCTTGAGCTACGTTATAGGAGGAGTCGTTTCAACTGCTTCTTTCACTCTGTTTGATAGTTGGCTGCTAATAAATATCTTCCTTACGTTAGCGTTTGTGTCGACCTTTGTGTGGACCTTGGTGACAATAATTAAATCGCCTAGGAAATCTAGCACTGTAAAGACCATAGATGATAGCATCTTGGATAGAGTTAGCAATTCTGTTTGGGGTAGAATTGCGGGTCTCCTTATATTGTTGGCAATAGTTGTAACAAATTGGGCAGAATACTTTAGGGTACTTTAG